One Methylomarinovum tepidoasis DNA window includes the following coding sequences:
- the yidD gene encoding membrane protein insertion efficiency factor YidD yields MEILGTTLAAFERGSRRGLIAAIRAYRFFLSPWLGNQCRFYPTCSQYALTAIERFGTLRGTWLTVRRLLRCHPWHPGGLDPVPEQFGKQKHG; encoded by the coding sequence ATGGAAATCCTTGGCACGACACTGGCAGCGTTTGAGCGCGGCAGCCGCCGCGGCCTGATCGCGGCGATCCGTGCCTACCGTTTCTTCCTCAGCCCCTGGTTGGGCAACCAGTGCCGCTTCTATCCCACCTGTTCCCAGTACGCCCTCACCGCCATCGAACGTTTCGGAACCCTCCGTGGCACCTGGCTGACGGTGCGGCGCCTGTTGCGCTGTCATCCCTGGCATCCTGGCGGGCTGGATCCTGTCCCAGAGCAATTCGGAAAACAAAAACAT
- the rnpA gene encoding ribonuclease P protein component, translating to MTAEFGFPKAFRLLDAAEFEAVFARAQVSSDRYFTVLMRANDKGHARLGLAIAKRKIRKATARNRLKRIIRESFRLNRPRLPAADFVVLAKPAATTAERDVLWKSLARHWQRLSAAAAAA from the coding sequence TTGACGGCGGAATTCGGCTTCCCGAAAGCCTTCCGGTTGCTGGATGCCGCCGAGTTCGAGGCGGTATTCGCCCGGGCGCAGGTTTCTTCGGACCGGTATTTTACGGTACTGATGCGCGCTAACGACAAAGGTCATGCGCGTCTGGGGCTGGCCATCGCCAAGCGCAAGATTCGCAAGGCGACGGCCCGCAACCGCCTCAAGCGCATCATCCGGGAAAGCTTCCGTCTCAATCGCCCTCGTCTGCCGGCGGCCGATTTCGTCGTCCTGGCCAAGCCGGCGGCGACAACCGCAGAGCGTGACGTCTTATGGAAATCCTTGGCACGACACTGGCAGCGTTTGAGCGCGGCAGCCGCCGCGGCCTGA